In the genome of Rhodamnia argentea isolate NSW1041297 chromosome 3, ASM2092103v1, whole genome shotgun sequence, one region contains:
- the LOC115727695 gene encoding autophagy-related protein 8f-like, giving the protein MNKSVFKQEHDFEKRRAEAGRIREKYPDRIPVIVEKAERSDIPNIDKKKYLVPADLTVGQFVYVIRKRIKLSAEKAIFIFVDNVLPPTGAIMSAIYDEKKDEDGFLYVTYSGENTFGDN; this is encoded by the exons ATGAACAAGAGCGTGTTTAAGCAGGAGCATGACTTTG AGAAGAGACGTGCCGAGGCGGGGAGAATAAGGGAGAAATATCCGGACAGGATTCCG GTGATTGTGGAGAAGGCGGAGCGAAGTGATATTCCCAACATTGACAAGAAAAA ATATCTTGTCCCAGCCGACCTTACTGTGGGTCAGTTCGTCTACGTGATCAGGAAGAGAATTAAGCTGAGCGCTGAAAAGGCGATCTTCATATTTGTTGACAATGTCCTTCCACCCACAG GAGCAATAATGTCTGCCATTTACGATGAAAAGAAAGATGAGGATGGGTTTCTCTATGTCACATACAGCGGAGAAAACACGTTCGGCGACAACTGA